The genomic window AGTGATGACGACAACCAGGGACCCAAGCCTCCGAAGACGTGAGTGCATTTTAGtgctggggggtgtgggaggagagaaaggaccaAGTTTCAGGCCTGACTGGGCTTCTCCGGGCGGAACTATGTCGGGCTGATCTTTGCTTCCCCGCACCTAGCAAGTGCCAGGTCCCGAACAGGGACTCCGTGTTGACGGGAGGTTTCGGAGGGCAGGAGAGGTCAGGCCTTTGCGCGAGCTGTTTGTGACTCCTGGTCTCCCCCAGCAGTCTGACCGATGAGATGCTGCTCCGGGCCTGTGAAGGGCGCACGGCACACAAGTAAGCAGTGGTCCGCTCCTTGGGGTCCCTTTCCTCCCCATCACAAGCCCCAGGCGGTGGCCTCTTCTGTACACGTCTCACGCCAGGGGAGggatccccccacctccccccaccagcgCTGCCTGCACCTGCAAGGGCCAGGCCTGTTGACCCTGTACCTCGCTTCAAGCGGACCCCATCTGTTTCAGGGCCGCTCGCCTCGGGATCACCATGAAGGCTAAGCTTGCCCGGCTGGAGGCCCAGGAGCAGGCGTTCCTGGCTCGTCTCAaaggccaggaccctgggacccctCAAGTGCAGTCTGAGAGCAAGCcccccaagaaaaagaaaaagaaaaagcagaaaggagaCGCCACAGCAACAGCCAGGAGCGCCGACGAAGAGTGTGGGGGAGATGCCGGCCAGGCGGACTGGAGAAGCAGGAAGACAAGACGGAAGCCAGCGGCAGTGGTggcagaggagcaggagggagcgGCGGCGGGGAGTGCGGGCAGGGGGGCCGCAGGAGCGCGTGCACCcggagagcaggagagcagggaaCGAGCCGATGAGCgccacaggaagagaaagaggaggcagcACCGCACAGAGGAGACGGGGGTCCCAGATGGAGCAGCCCGAGGTCCGGAGGCTGAGGCCAGCGCCgggacagagcaggcagagagtggcaCGTGCGCCAGGCTGCGGCGCAGACACAAGAGACGGCGGCGGCCGGAGGAGGGGGACGTGAACGCAGAGGACGTGGTGGAGGGGGCTGCTGTGGACGGTGGGGCCCAGGGAGCAGCGAGCAGAGCGCACggtgaggggcagagcaggaaaagcaagaagagaagaCCGCGGCCccaggaggaggatggggaggatgTAAGGGATGAAGGGGAGGACGAGGGTGGCGGGACTCGGGAGGCCGGGAGCGGGGCTCGCACCGGCCCAGGCAGCCCAGGcgagaggaggcagcagggccCGGCTGCAGTCAGCGCTGACCGGAGAGTgagaaagcagcagcagaagagaatgTGAAGGTCAGGTCAGTGTGGGGCAGTGGACTCAGACCGGAGTTGACAGGGTCTCCTGTGCCCTCccgaggaggaagcagacccctgAACTCCAGCTGCTCAGAGCCGGGTGTGGGCAGCGCCACCTGAAGCTTCTAACCCG from Lutra lutra chromosome 15, mLutLut1.2, whole genome shotgun sequence includes these protein-coding regions:
- the LOC125085545 gene encoding G patch domain-containing protein 4 isoform X1; protein product: MSVTPEVKSHGMKFAEKQLLKHGWTQGKGLGRKENGITQALKVTLKQDTHGVGHDPAKEFTDHWWNELFNKTAASLVVETGQDGVRLRHLSKETTRCSRPKPNMLYQKFVKTATLTSSGEKPDKDLESHSDDDNQGPKPPKTSLTDEMLLRACEGRTAHKAARLGITMKAKLARLEAQEQAFLARLKGQDPGTPQVQSESKPPKKKKKKKQKGDATATARSADEECGGDAGQADWRSRKTRRKPAAVVAEEQEGAAAGSAGRGAAGARAPGEQESRERADERHRKRKRRQHRTEETGVPDGAARGPEAEASAGTEQAESGTCARLRRRHKRRRRPEEGDVNAEDVVEGAAVDGGAQGAASRAHGEGQSRKSKKRRPRPQEEDGEDVRDEGEDEGGGTREAGSGARTGPGSPGERRQQGPAAVSADRRVRKQQQKRM
- the LOC125085545 gene encoding G patch domain-containing protein 4 isoform X2, yielding MSVTPEVKSHGMKFAEKQLLKHGWTQGKGLGRKENGITQALKVTLKQDTHGVGHDPAKEFTDHWWNELFNKTAASLVVETGQDGVRLRHLSKETTRCSRPKPNMLYQKFVKTATLTSSGEKPDKDLESHSDDDNQGPKPPKTLTDEMLLRACEGRTAHKAARLGITMKAKLARLEAQEQAFLARLKGQDPGTPQVQSESKPPKKKKKKKQKGDATATARSADEECGGDAGQADWRSRKTRRKPAAVVAEEQEGAAAGSAGRGAAGARAPGEQESRERADERHRKRKRRQHRTEETGVPDGAARGPEAEASAGTEQAESGTCARLRRRHKRRRRPEEGDVNAEDVVEGAAVDGGAQGAASRAHGEGQSRKSKKRRPRPQEEDGEDVRDEGEDEGGGTREAGSGARTGPGSPGERRQQGPAAVSADRRVRKQQQKRM